A stretch of Crossiella cryophila DNA encodes these proteins:
- a CDS encoding carbohydrate ABC transporter permease — protein sequence MTAPAKTRKPWSDTARGYAMNAPALLALLLLVAYPIGYSFWVSLHRDNLAQPAVRKFIGLDNYLSLVDDPVFLCSLGVSALFVLTVVGATVLLGLAMALVLNETFFGRGVLRSLVLLPWAMPGVVNGLMWRTVFDAKTGALNGLLTDLGWIDEYQAWLSSATGAFLLTAFAQVWNTLPFAVIILLAGLSTIPGELYDAATVDRAGPWQRFREVTLPWLLHPLLIVLILETMNAFRAFDTIYVLTGGGPGDATATVALLTVQRVLSYTDVGLGSAYAWVITLITMVVSVGYVGLLYRRGSFEV from the coding sequence GTGACCGCCCCGGCCAAGACCCGCAAGCCGTGGAGCGACACCGCCCGCGGCTACGCGATGAACGCGCCGGCGCTGCTCGCCTTGCTGCTGCTGGTGGCCTACCCGATCGGCTACTCGTTCTGGGTGAGCCTGCACCGGGACAACCTGGCCCAGCCCGCGGTGCGCAAGTTCATCGGCCTGGACAACTACCTGTCCCTTGTGGACGATCCCGTCTTCCTGTGCTCACTCGGCGTGTCCGCGTTGTTCGTGCTCACCGTGGTCGGCGCCACCGTGCTGCTCGGCCTGGCCATGGCCCTGGTGCTCAACGAGACCTTCTTCGGCCGCGGGGTGCTGCGCAGCCTGGTGCTGCTGCCCTGGGCGATGCCCGGCGTGGTCAACGGACTCATGTGGCGCACCGTGTTCGACGCGAAAACCGGCGCCCTCAACGGATTGCTCACCGACCTCGGCTGGATCGACGAATACCAGGCCTGGCTGTCCTCGGCCACCGGCGCGTTCCTGCTCACCGCCTTCGCCCAGGTCTGGAACACCCTGCCGTTCGCGGTGATCATCCTGCTGGCCGGGCTGTCCACCATTCCCGGCGAGCTGTACGACGCGGCCACCGTGGACCGGGCCGGGCCCTGGCAACGCTTCCGCGAGGTCACCCTGCCCTGGCTGCTGCACCCACTGCTGATCGTGCTCATCCTGGAGACGATGAACGCCTTCCGGGCCTTCGACACCATCTACGTACTCACCGGCGGCGGCCCCGGCGACGCCACCGCCACGGTCGCTTTGCTGACCGTGCAACGGGTTTTGAGCTACACCGACGTCGGACTAGGCAGCGCCTACGCGTGGGTGATCACGCTGATCACCATGGTCGTCTCGGTCGGCTATGTCGGGCTGCTCTACCGGCGAGGGAGCTTCGAGGTATGA
- a CDS encoding carbohydrate ABC transporter permease encodes MTAIPLRYRVPWKKILVSVLALVFAAYLVLPFYWIVAMSFMTEADANSLPPQWIPDQPTLENYRAFVDPTAAQALVGGRAVKETPFALGNSLLVATLTALLNLLLAVFAAYSFSRLNFRGSRVLLILYLVTRMVPGVAIIVPFYLLMRQLDLLDTYWALILSYTTFALPVTIWVLKDFFRAVPRELEDAARVDRCGWFRTMWSVVLPISAPGLVAAAVFSFMTAWNEFMFALFLTSTTAAKTMPVIAANFATDINTQFTVMAASGVLAVLPPLVLVLIFQRLIVTGMAAGSVKG; translated from the coding sequence ATGACCGCGATCCCGCTGCGCTACCGGGTGCCATGGAAGAAGATCCTGGTCTCGGTGCTGGCCCTGGTCTTCGCCGCCTACCTGGTGCTGCCGTTCTACTGGATCGTCGCGATGAGCTTCATGACCGAGGCCGACGCGAACTCGCTGCCACCGCAATGGATACCGGATCAGCCGACCCTGGAGAACTACCGCGCCTTCGTCGACCCCACCGCCGCCCAGGCCCTGGTCGGCGGGCGGGCGGTGAAGGAAACCCCGTTCGCACTGGGCAACAGCCTGCTGGTGGCCACGCTGACCGCGCTGCTCAACCTGCTGCTCGCGGTGTTCGCCGCCTACTCCTTCTCCCGGTTGAACTTCCGCGGCAGCCGGGTGCTGCTCATCCTCTACCTGGTCACCAGGATGGTGCCGGGGGTGGCCATCATCGTGCCGTTCTACCTGCTGATGCGGCAGCTCGACCTGCTCGACACCTACTGGGCTCTGATCCTGTCCTACACCACCTTCGCGCTGCCGGTGACCATCTGGGTGCTCAAGGACTTCTTCCGCGCGGTGCCCCGGGAACTGGAGGACGCGGCCAGGGTGGACCGGTGCGGCTGGTTCCGCACCATGTGGTCGGTGGTGCTGCCCATCTCCGCGCCCGGACTGGTCGCCGCCGCCGTGTTCTCCTTCATGACCGCCTGGAACGAGTTCATGTTCGCGTTGTTCCTCACCAGCACCACCGCGGCCAAGACCATGCCGGTGATCGCGGCCAACTTCGCCACCGACATCAACACCCAGTTCACCGTGATGGCCGCCTCCGGAGTGCTCGCCGTGCTGCCGCCACTGGTGCTGGTGCTCATCTTCCAGCGGCTCATCGTGACCGGGATGGCCGCCGGTTCGGTCAAGGGATAG
- a CDS encoding TetR/AcrR family transcriptional regulator, whose product MPAGRPREFDVEAGLDAALRVFWRQGYAGAALTDLTEAVGINRPSLYAAYGNKAELFRRALEHYSVHYATHMSEALAQSTAREVVEVFLRGAVRVTTAKGCPRGCLGVQGALVAGPENEEIREALAGWRRDGEVALRERFRRARRAGELPSTVEPGDLARYVGAVAFGVSVQAAGGASRAQLERVVELTLRAWDGMVSG is encoded by the coding sequence ATGCCTGCTGGTCGGCCGCGGGAGTTCGACGTGGAGGCGGGGCTGGACGCGGCGCTGCGGGTGTTCTGGCGGCAGGGGTACGCGGGCGCCGCGCTGACCGACCTGACCGAGGCGGTCGGGATCAACCGGCCCAGCCTGTACGCGGCCTATGGCAACAAGGCTGAGTTGTTCCGGCGGGCGCTGGAGCACTACTCCGTGCACTACGCCACGCACATGAGCGAGGCTTTGGCGCAGTCCACCGCGCGGGAAGTGGTGGAGGTGTTCCTGCGGGGGGCGGTGCGGGTGACCACGGCCAAGGGGTGTCCGCGCGGATGCCTTGGGGTGCAAGGGGCTTTGGTGGCCGGGCCGGAGAATGAGGAGATCCGGGAGGCGCTGGCCGGGTGGCGGCGGGATGGGGAAGTCGCGTTGCGGGAACGGTTCCGGCGGGCGCGGCGGGCAGGGGAGTTGCCGTCCACTGTGGAGCCGGGGGATCTGGCCCGGTACGTGGGGGCGGTGGCGTTCGGGGTGTCGGTGCAGGCGGCGGGTGGGGCGTCCCGGGCGCAGCTGGAGCGGGTGGTGGAGCTGACGCTGCGCGCCTGGGACGGCATGGTCAGCGGCTAG
- a CDS encoding acetylxylan esterase encodes MSEFDRYWRAVDEELAAVPAGPVLTQVPARSTVDFTAYDVHLTSIGPYRIFGFLSIPTGDGPFPAVLETPRYGSVNQPPHYRDRLRYLTFTVMHRGQRLADVPFQAGYPGLATLGIEDPLSYVYRGIVADCLRGAEFLRSRQEIDPARTAVTGDDLALLTAARRPGFAAMRSSGPPEVEEEIADRLRAYPEHTDRIQHTRSLFDPDRHAESITAATLRVGRDLELTHRDAEDDAVLDTWLAGQLGVAPMSKFGLVPR; translated from the coding sequence ATGAGCGAGTTCGACCGGTACTGGCGGGCCGTGGACGAGGAACTGGCCGCGGTCCCGGCCGGACCGGTGCTCACCCAGGTCCCTGCCCGATCCACAGTGGACTTCACCGCCTACGACGTGCACCTCACCAGCATCGGCCCCTACCGCATCTTCGGCTTCCTCAGCATCCCCACCGGCGACGGGCCGTTCCCCGCGGTGCTGGAGACCCCGCGCTACGGCAGCGTCAACCAGCCCCCGCACTACCGGGACCGGCTGCGCTACCTCACCTTCACCGTCATGCATCGCGGCCAGCGCCTCGCCGACGTGCCCTTCCAGGCCGGATATCCCGGACTGGCCACCCTCGGCATCGAGGACCCACTGTCCTATGTGTACCGAGGAATAGTCGCCGATTGCCTGCGCGGCGCGGAGTTCCTGCGCTCCCGCCAGGAGATCGACCCGGCCAGGACCGCGGTCACCGGCGACGACCTGGCCCTGCTCACCGCCGCCCGCAGGCCCGGCTTCGCCGCGATGCGCAGTTCCGGGCCGCCGGAGGTCGAGGAGGAGATCGCCGATCGCCTGCGCGCCTACCCGGAGCACACCGACCGCATCCAGCACACCAGATCCCTGTTCGACCCGGACCGGCACGCCGAGTCGATCACCGCCGCCACCCTGCGCGTGGGGCGGGACCTGGAGCTGACCCACCGGGACGCCGAGGACGACGCGGTCCTGGACACCTGGCTGGCCGGGCAGCTCGGCGTGGCCCCGATGAGCAAGTTCGGCCTGGTGCCGCGATGA
- a CDS encoding acetylxylan esterase, translated as MTVTATRDPATAVITVPRPPDFDEFWARTLDGLPEPDAALAYLPTLSTDAVAVFDLRYTSYQDVEIAAWYAVPRGDGRAFPGLVTIPGYISEPSVPRYWAELGYATLSVAPRGKLRSNAVFNPGYPGLLTHNIVDHHTYGYRGFYADVIRALDVLAARPEVDAQRIGVQGSSQGGGLGIVSAALRPDLVRCFAAGAPYLCGIWASTRLTHSYPYEEITEYLRVHPEQAEEIQRSLAYYDGMNFAPLVRAPSYVYIGLEDDVCPPETGFAVFGELGGDKVLDTYAGCAHHAGLPWVQPKIEAFLAGHLTPEAVR; from the coding sequence ATGACCGTGACCGCCACCCGCGACCCCGCCACCGCGGTGATCACCGTGCCCCGCCCGCCGGACTTCGACGAGTTCTGGGCGCGGACCCTGGACGGCCTGCCCGAACCCGACGCCGCCCTGGCCTACCTGCCCACGCTGTCCACCGACGCGGTGGCCGTGTTCGACCTGCGCTACACCAGCTACCAGGACGTGGAGATCGCCGCCTGGTACGCCGTGCCGCGCGGCGACGGCCGCGCCTTCCCCGGCCTGGTCACGATTCCCGGCTACATCAGCGAACCGAGCGTGCCCCGGTACTGGGCCGAACTGGGCTACGCCACCCTCTCGGTGGCCCCACGCGGGAAACTCCGCTCCAACGCGGTGTTCAACCCCGGCTACCCCGGCCTGCTCACGCACAACATCGTCGACCACCACACCTACGGCTACCGCGGCTTCTACGCCGACGTGATCCGCGCCCTGGACGTGCTCGCCGCCCGTCCCGAGGTCGACGCGCAACGGATCGGCGTGCAGGGCTCCAGCCAGGGCGGCGGACTCGGCATCGTCAGCGCCGCCCTGCGCCCCGACCTGGTCCGCTGCTTCGCCGCGGGCGCGCCCTACCTGTGCGGCATCTGGGCGTCCACCCGGCTCACCCATTCCTATCCGTACGAGGAGATCACCGAGTACCTCCGGGTGCACCCGGAGCAGGCCGAGGAGATCCAACGGTCGCTGGCCTACTACGACGGGATGAACTTCGCACCACTGGTACGGGCACCGTCCTATGTGTACATCGGCCTCGAAGACGACGTGTGTCCGCCGGAGACCGGGTTCGCCGTGTTCGGTGAACTCGGCGGGGACAAGGTCCTGGACACCTACGCCGGCTGCGCGCACCACGCCGGCCTGCCCTGGGTGCAACCCAAGATCGAGGCGTTCCTGGCCGGACACCTGACCCCGGAGGCCGTGCGATGA
- a CDS encoding ABC transporter ATP-binding protein: MAEVRLERVRKEFGRATAVEDLTLTVRDREFLTLVGPSGCGKSTTLRMICGLERPSSGEIFFDEQSVGYLPANKRDVAMVFQSYALYPHRTVEQNIGFALKMMRVPKPEIAAKVRTAAEALGITDLLDRKPRELSGGQRQRVALGRAIVRDAGAYLLDEPLSNLDAQLRVHMRAEIKRLHADLSRTFIYVTHDQVEAMTMSDRIAVMSDGKLQQCAPPEEIYQRPANRFVAAFMGSPPMNLLPGEIRDEDGVRRFRGGGVVLDLPPPVADVLTGAVELGIRPEHVRIADMPRPGYLPGRVFVAELLGSDVLVTVDVGAALVKARVPSPFLLGQDSFVHIGLDPAQIHLFAAADGRALRRG; encoded by the coding sequence ATGGCCGAGGTACGCCTGGAGCGGGTGCGCAAGGAGTTCGGCCGGGCCACCGCGGTCGAGGACCTCACCCTCACCGTGCGGGACCGGGAGTTCCTGACCCTGGTCGGCCCGTCCGGCTGCGGCAAGTCCACCACCCTGCGGATGATCTGCGGCCTGGAACGGCCCAGCAGTGGGGAAATATTCTTCGATGAGCAATCGGTGGGTTATCTGCCCGCGAACAAACGCGATGTGGCCATGGTGTTCCAGAGCTACGCGCTCTATCCACATCGGACGGTCGAGCAGAACATCGGCTTCGCGCTGAAGATGATGCGGGTGCCCAAACCGGAGATCGCGGCCAAGGTGCGCACCGCCGCCGAGGCCCTGGGCATCACCGACCTGCTCGACCGCAAACCCCGCGAACTCTCCGGCGGCCAGCGCCAGCGGGTCGCCCTTGGCCGGGCCATCGTCCGGGACGCCGGCGCCTACCTCCTGGACGAGCCACTGTCCAATCTGGACGCCCAGCTGCGGGTGCACATGCGCGCGGAGATCAAACGCCTGCACGCCGACCTGTCCCGCACCTTCATCTACGTCACGCACGACCAGGTCGAGGCGATGACCATGTCCGACCGGATCGCGGTGATGTCGGACGGGAAACTTCAGCAGTGCGCGCCGCCCGAGGAGATCTACCAGCGTCCGGCCAACCGGTTCGTGGCCGCGTTCATGGGCAGCCCGCCGATGAACCTGCTGCCAGGGGAGATCCGCGACGAGGACGGGGTGCGCCGGTTCCGCGGCGGGGGAGTGGTGCTCGACCTGCCCCCGCCAGTCGCCGATGTGCTCACCGGTGCGGTGGAACTGGGCATCCGGCCCGAGCACGTGCGGATCGCCGATATGCCCCGGCCCGGCTACCTGCCGGGCCGGGTGTTCGTGGCCGAGCTGCTCGGCTCCGACGTACTGGTCACCGTCGACGTCGGCGCCGCCCTGGTCAAGGCCAGGGTGCCGTCCCCGTTCCTGCTCGGCCAGGACAGCTTCGTCCACATCGGACTCGACCCGGCCCAGATCCACCTGTTCGCGGCCGCGGACGGCCGCGCGCTGAGGAGAGGATGA
- a CDS encoding 3-oxoacyl-ACP reductase family protein, with protein MAQQLAGRVALVTGGSRGIGAGVAIRLAREGAAVALTYANSPDRAAEVVRTITEAGGRAVAIKADSASEAEVIASVAQTVTEFGGLDILVNNAGGGRWATIDQASLADFDQTFAVNVRAVFVAVKAAEPHLREGGRIITIGSINGDRIPVPGGAIYAATKAALDGLTKGLARDLGPRGITVTNVQPGPVDTELNPADGPIADTMRGFMALPRYGSVEEVASFVAYLAGPESSFITGTSLDIDGGYGA; from the coding sequence ATGGCACAGCAGCTCGCCGGTCGGGTCGCACTGGTGACGGGTGGATCACGCGGAATCGGCGCCGGGGTGGCGATCCGGCTGGCCAGAGAGGGTGCCGCGGTCGCCCTGACCTACGCCAACTCACCGGACCGCGCCGCCGAGGTGGTCCGAACCATCACCGAGGCAGGCGGCCGGGCGGTGGCCATCAAGGCCGACTCCGCCTCGGAAGCCGAGGTGATCGCCTCGGTAGCGCAGACCGTGACCGAGTTCGGTGGCCTGGACATCCTGGTCAACAACGCCGGCGGCGGCCGCTGGGCCACCATCGACCAGGCCAGTCTGGCCGACTTCGACCAGACCTTCGCGGTCAACGTGCGCGCGGTCTTCGTCGCGGTCAAGGCAGCCGAGCCGCACCTGCGCGAGGGCGGGAGGATCATCACCATCGGCAGCATCAACGGCGACCGCATCCCGGTGCCCGGCGGCGCGATCTACGCCGCGACCAAGGCCGCCCTCGACGGTCTCACCAAGGGACTGGCCCGCGATCTCGGCCCGCGCGGAATCACCGTGACCAACGTGCAGCCCGGCCCGGTGGACACCGAACTCAACCCGGCCGACGGCCCGATCGCGGACACGATGCGCGGGTTCATGGCGTTGCCGCGCTACGGTTCCGTCGAAGAAGTGGCGAGCTTCGTCGCCTACCTGGCGGGCCCGGAGTCCAGCTTCATCACCGGCACCAGCCTGGACATCGACGGCGGCTACGGCGCCTGA
- a CDS encoding Lrp/AsnC family transcriptional regulator, with translation MDKLDELDQALLRELQRDGRRTNRELAAATGVSPSTSLERVRGLRERGVISGFRAEVDLDRIGRPVQALIAVRLRPPSRPRIEAFREWVTGLPETVGVFVVTGGEDFLIHVAVPDNHSLYAFVIDRLTERAEVADVRTSVVYEHIRSAVVEPG, from the coding sequence ATGGACAAGCTTGACGAACTTGATCAGGCGTTGCTGCGGGAACTGCAGCGGGATGGTCGGCGCACGAACCGGGAGCTGGCCGCGGCCACCGGGGTCTCGCCGTCCACCTCGCTGGAGCGGGTGCGGGGGTTGCGGGAGCGGGGGGTGATCAGCGGGTTCCGGGCCGAGGTGGATCTGGATCGGATCGGGCGGCCGGTGCAGGCGTTGATCGCGGTACGGCTGCGGCCGCCGTCCCGGCCTCGGATCGAGGCGTTCCGGGAGTGGGTCACGGGGTTGCCGGAGACGGTGGGGGTGTTTGTGGTGACCGGCGGGGAGGACTTTCTGATTCATGTTGCTGTGCCGGACAACCACAGTTTGTACGCGTTTGTGATTGACCGGCTGACCGAGCGGGCTGAGGTGGCGGATGTGCGGACGAGCGTGGTGTACGAGCACATTCGCAGCGCGGTAGTGGAGCCCGGCTAG
- a CDS encoding LLM class F420-dependent oxidoreductase produces the protein MELSVQGLNLRHTVDPGQTTRLARLAEDLGMRGWWASEHVVLPSPAPADTPMNPLEPILDPLVHLSFVAAVTERLELGTAIIILPQRNPLVLAKQVASLDHLSRGRFTLGVGAGYLEPELTAVGVPMAERGARTDEYLDAMNALWRQEAPSFDGKFTRFANVDAHPKPADQRIVVGGHSQAAYRRAVSRGHGWYGIAANAEDLRRSLAGLRKAADQVDRPEHLGRLRIHLVQAPTPPTRADADTYRELGVDELVLFPTYDTGPDEIALEMENFVKLG, from the coding sequence ATGGAGCTGAGCGTGCAGGGGCTGAACCTGCGACACACGGTGGACCCCGGGCAGACCACCCGGCTGGCCCGGCTGGCCGAGGACCTGGGCATGCGTGGCTGGTGGGCCAGCGAGCACGTGGTGCTGCCCAGCCCGGCGCCCGCGGACACCCCGATGAACCCCCTGGAACCGATCCTGGACCCGTTGGTGCACCTGAGTTTCGTCGCCGCGGTCACCGAGCGCCTGGAGCTGGGCACCGCGATCATCATTCTGCCGCAACGCAATCCCCTGGTGCTGGCCAAGCAGGTGGCCAGTCTGGACCACCTCAGCCGCGGCCGGTTCACCCTGGGCGTCGGCGCGGGCTACCTGGAGCCGGAGCTGACCGCGGTGGGTGTGCCGATGGCCGAACGCGGCGCCCGCACCGATGAGTACCTGGACGCGATGAACGCGTTGTGGCGGCAGGAAGCGCCGTCCTTCGACGGGAAATTCACCCGGTTCGCCAACGTGGACGCGCACCCGAAACCGGCCGACCAGCGGATCGTGGTCGGCGGCCACAGCCAGGCGGCCTACCGGCGCGCGGTCTCCCGCGGCCACGGCTGGTACGGGATCGCCGCCAACGCCGAGGACCTGCGCCGCAGTCTGGCCGGGCTGCGCAAGGCCGCCGACCAGGTGGACCGCCCGGAACACCTGGGCCGCCTGCGCATCCACCTGGTGCAGGCCCCCACCCCGCCGACCCGGGCCGACGCGGACACCTACCGCGAACTCGGCGTGGACGAGCTGGTGCTGTTCCCCACCTACGACACCGGCCCGGATGAGATCGCGCTGGAGATGGAGAACTTCGTCAAGCTCGGCTAG
- a CDS encoding VOC family protein, whose amino-acid sequence MSVRYQLVIDCADPNRQAHFWAAALGYEPAPPPAGFTTWDDYYRDLGLPEEALTGAADRISDPQGHGPAIWFQLVQDPKSVKNRLHIDIHASGPRTDPIETRKTRVNTEANRLVDLGATITNVLHQDGIDHYAVAMQDPEGNEFDIN is encoded by the coding sequence ATGTCCGTCCGCTACCAGTTGGTGATCGACTGCGCCGACCCCAACCGCCAGGCCCACTTCTGGGCCGCCGCCCTGGGCTACGAACCAGCGCCACCCCCAGCGGGCTTCACCACCTGGGACGACTACTACCGCGACCTGGGCCTGCCCGAAGAAGCACTGACCGGCGCCGCGGACCGAATCAGCGACCCCCAGGGCCACGGCCCAGCCATCTGGTTCCAACTCGTCCAGGACCCGAAGTCCGTCAAGAACCGCCTACACATCGACATCCACGCCAGCGGCCCCCGAACAGACCCCATCGAGACCCGCAAGACCCGCGTGAACACCGAAGCCAACCGCCTGGTCGACCTGGGCGCCACCATCACCAACGTGCTGCACCAGGACGGAATCGACCACTACGCGGTCGCCATGCAGGACCCCGAAGGCAACGAGTTCGACATCAACTGA
- a CDS encoding DUF2000 domain-containing protein — MSAFTTPVELVAEELRTDQSTRQTRIKWVMVVDAELPAGLIANATACLGAVIGRALPNVLGPDAKDGSGTIHPGLPWLGCPILAADATALARIRAKALDRPDILIADMSELAQNGRVYDEYQDTLATTDAEDIRYRALAIVGPRNRVDKLVGGLSLLR, encoded by the coding sequence ATGTCCGCATTTACCACGCCAGTTGAGCTGGTCGCCGAAGAACTGCGCACCGACCAGTCCACCCGCCAGACCCGGATCAAGTGGGTCATGGTCGTCGACGCCGAGCTGCCCGCCGGCCTGATCGCCAACGCCACCGCCTGCCTGGGCGCCGTGATCGGCCGGGCCCTGCCCAACGTGCTCGGCCCCGACGCCAAGGACGGTTCCGGCACCATCCACCCCGGTCTGCCCTGGCTGGGCTGCCCGATTCTGGCCGCGGACGCCACCGCGCTGGCCCGCATCCGCGCCAAGGCCCTGGACCGCCCGGACATCCTCATCGCCGACATGTCCGAACTCGCCCAGAACGGCCGCGTCTACGACGAGTACCAGGACACCCTCGCCACCACCGACGCCGAGGACATCCGCTACCGCGCGCTCGCCATCGTCGGTCCCCGCAACCGCGTCGACAAGCTCGTCGGCGGACTCTCCCTGCTCCGCTAG
- a CDS encoding LysR family transcriptional regulator — MEPHLRDLRYFVAVAEELSFTRAASERLFIAQPTLSRQIRQLETQLRTELFDRDRRTVALTPAGAALLPLARELLERWEQARRLVGEAASCCATVLTVGFQTRIGRGLIPAVTARLGAVLPQWRLSFRQVSWTDPAAGLLDGQTDVAISWLPVPEHAGLSWKVVSTEPLWAALPVGHRLSTSDTVSFAELAGEPFVALPVNAGLQRDFWLANEYRDTPARIGVEAATAEESFEAVAAGLGVSLLAAGNVELYQRPDVVCRPVTGLPPAELAVIWRSEDEREAIRVFAESCVRCLCDRAA, encoded by the coding sequence ATGGAGCCTCACCTGCGGGATCTGCGCTACTTCGTGGCGGTGGCCGAGGAGCTGAGCTTCACCAGGGCGGCCAGTGAACGGCTGTTCATCGCCCAGCCCACGCTGAGCCGCCAGATCCGGCAGCTGGAGACGCAGCTGCGGACCGAGCTGTTCGACCGGGACCGGCGCACGGTGGCGCTCACCCCCGCGGGGGCCGCGCTGCTGCCGCTGGCCAGGGAGTTGCTGGAGCGCTGGGAGCAGGCGCGGCGACTGGTCGGCGAGGCGGCGTCCTGCTGTGCCACGGTGCTCACCGTGGGGTTCCAGACCCGGATCGGGCGTGGGTTGATCCCCGCGGTCACCGCCCGGCTGGGGGCGGTGCTGCCGCAGTGGCGGCTGAGTTTCCGGCAGGTGAGCTGGACCGACCCGGCCGCCGGGCTGCTCGACGGGCAGACGGACGTGGCCATCAGCTGGTTGCCGGTGCCGGAGCACGCCGGGCTGTCCTGGAAGGTGGTGAGCACGGAACCGCTGTGGGCCGCGTTGCCGGTGGGGCATCGACTGTCTACTTCGGACACCGTGTCGTTCGCGGAGCTGGCCGGGGAGCCGTTTGTCGCGCTGCCCGTGAATGCCGGGTTGCAGCGGGATTTCTGGCTGGCCAACGAGTACCGGGATACGCCGGCGCGGATCGGGGTGGAGGCGGCGACCGCGGAGGAGAGTTTCGAGGCGGTGGCGGCTGGGCTTGGGGTGAGCCTGCTCGCGGCGGGGAATGTCGAGCTGTACCAACGGCCTGATGTGGTGTGCCGCCCGGTCACCGGGTTGCCGCCCGCCGAGTTGGCGGTGATCTGGCGGAGCGAGGACGAGCGGGAGGCGATCCGGGTGTTCGCCGAGTCGTGTGTGCGGTGTTTGTGCGACCGCGCTGCCTGA